One window of the Pseudanabaena sp. BC1403 genome contains the following:
- a CDS encoding chlorophyll a/b-binding protein, with product MQTNTPQAEAPEVMMRNAWITGFTPQAERWNGRLAMIGFVSAIAIELFTHQGVLHFWGILSSGVVPVS from the coding sequence ATGCAAACTAACACACCACAAGCTGAAGCCCCCGAAGTAATGATGCGTAATGCATGGATCACAGGATTTACACCTCAAGCAGAACGTTGGAACGGTCGTCTTGCTATGATCGGCTTTGTATCAGCGATCGCCATTGAATTATTTACCCATCAAGGTGTTCTACACTTTTGGGGTATCTTGTCATCAGGTGTAGTTCCTGTTTCCTAG